The genomic region TCATTTCGTTTATGTCATAGAACTGCTTCTGTCCCAGAGCTTTAAGCCCTGCTCCGCCTGTTCCGGACACTTCCGTTTCAGCATATTTCTGAATTTCCGAAAGGAGTGCGGATGCGTGGTTGTCGCCTGATTTTTCACCTGCGATGATGAACAGTTTCAGTTTTTCCATGTTATCCCTTGAAAAAGACAACGTTCAGGACGTCGTCGGATGAAAAGAATCTTCTGAATTTATAAGCGGGGTCATGAAGGAAGACTATCCATGTCAGCCCGCCGCTCCGGCGAACCTCGACCTTTGTTACGGCATCGTCGTCGAACCTGAGCATTCCCTCGCCGAAAAGTTTTACGTTTTTAATTCCGAAGGCTGTTATCCCGTTCTGGGTCTTAACGGTTATCTCCGGCCTTCCGGTGAGCATTATCCGGAATCTTTCAGTGCCGCTCTGTTTGTTCTTGGCAAATCCGAACAGCGAAAGATATCTGCCGCCGCAGGAGGTGCCAAGGGTCAGAATGTTGTCCTGAATGCAGAACTGTCCGCCGTTCTTAAAAGTTATGCGGCTCTTGCCGTCCAGAATCTCAACAGACGATACGTTCTTCTGCTTAACGTTGCCCGCAGGGATCCGCACGCCGTATATGTCCAGATAGTTCGCATTTCCGTTACTGCCTGATGAGAAAACGGGAATGTTGTCCATGGTGAGCACTGTCAGCAGGGGGGTGTTTTTAACGCCTGTCAGCCTTGTTGCCGCCGCAAAGCCCTTCTGCCATCCGCCGAAAACCTGCATGGCGGTAAGTTCTCTGTCCTCTTCCTGAAGCTGAAGGATGATTCTGAATCCTTTGTCGGTGTCCACCTTCGCCATACTGCATTTCAGAGCCAGCTTCATTTTTATGGTAAGCTCGCCCTGCTCCGAGTTAAAAAGACTGACGGCGGTCAGCGGACGCTGGAGATCGTAATTTAGTTTATAATATCCGAATGTGGTTGATTTAAGGGTGACGGTTTTGCCGGCCTCGTCGATTTCAGCGGAGAATTTCGCATGGTCGGTGTTTATTAAGAAGTCAAGGGTGAGCACGTCCCCGTTTCGCACAGGAACCATACGCATATCTATGACGGTGAATATTTCTGAAACATCTGCCAGAGGATCCGCCTTTGGCAGTGCGCAGGAACCCAGAAGAAGAGCAAGGGCAAGACAGAAAAATATCCGTCTCATGCCTTTCTCATTGCAAGTCCCACCGCAACGGCAAACGCACAGGCTCCGGCCTGCATGGCAATGGGTTTAAGCTGTTCCGGAAGCTCCACAGCCGCAAAAGGATCCACCTTCGGCAGTGACATCCGCATGGCTATCTCCATCTGGTCGGTGAGAACACTCAGGTTCGCCCCCGCCCCGCAAAGTCTGATATCCACAGGTTCCTTTCTGCGCTCGGCAATGTAGCTCTCCACAGCGGTCTCTATCTCCGCCCCGAGGGTGCTGCCGAAGGACATTGCCGCCGCCTGAGCGTCAACGTCGTTGGTCATTACCTCTCTGTCACGGATAACCTCTGCGGCCTTTTCTATATCCATGTCCATATCCTGCGCAAGCTCCTCCATAAGGAACTTACAGCCTTTGGGGATGGATTTCACATAGTCCACAAAACCTTTATCATAAAAAATTATATTCGTGCAGTCATGCCCGAGGTCAATGACGGCATCGGGATGTTTCTTCTTTCCGTATATCATTGTAAGCAGGTTCACCAGAGCCAGAGCCTCAATATCCACCACAACGGGGTTCAGTCCGGCCAGCTCCGCCATTGCGATGCAGTCGGCCACCTTGTCCCGCCCGGCGGCGGCAACAACAGCCTCCGCAACACCCCTCTCCTCGTCATATGACAGAAGCTGGGCATCAAAAGTCGCTTTGGAAGCGGGTATGCCTATATACTGATCTGCGCTCCAGATGAATGTTTCCTGAAAGTTTCCCTTGCCGTTCCAGGGTATCTCCATGTGCTTCACAATGGAGTCACGCCCCCGCATTCCCAGAGCCGCATCTTTTGTAAGCCCTTTGGCAAGAGCCAGAGCCTCTTTAATGGCGAACGACGCCGCACCGTGGTCTATGACGGTTCCGTCAACGATCACGTTTGAGGGCATCTGGCGAAGAAACAGGTTTTTAACCGTAAAATCGCCTTTCTTCTCTTTCAGTTCAATAATCTTAAGGTTGGAAGCTCCCGCATCCACCCCCAGCAGATAACCCGCCATCGATCATTCTCCTTTCGCACTGTCCAGCAGGGTGAAAAAACAGGATTTCTCTCCCGTGTGGCAGGCAGGACCTGTCTGATGTACTATATAAAGCAGTGTGTCGCCATCGCAGTCTAGCCTGACCTGCTCAATCCTTTGCAGGTGGCCGGAGGTTTCGCCCTTTTTCCAGAGCTGGTTTCTGCTTCTGGACCAGTAGTGGGCGTAGCCCGTTTCGAGGGTAAGCCTCAGCGCCTCCTCGTTGACGTATGCCAGCATCAGAACTTCATCTGATTTATAATCCTGAACCACGGCAGGCAGAAGCCCGCCCTGTTTCTCCCAGTCTATTTTTATCATATTCGCTTCCATATCAGCAGATTCGGGGCAGAAGTTCGCCTCTGGGCATCTCTATGAATCTTTTGCCGCCGATGGTGGTTTTAAGTACAACCTTTCCGTCGGCCGTAACGGTTCCGGCTATGGCCGCATCCGCTCCGTTTGCCGTCTTTCTTATGTCCGCCAGAGCCTTTTCTGCGTCCTGCTCCTTGACTATTATAACAGCTAAACCCTCATTGGCAACCGACAATGGGTCAAAGCCCAGCATGTCGCAGAGGTAGCGGACGTTGTCTCGCACCTTTATGTGCTCGTCCTCCATGAGGAAGCCCACGCCGCACATAGCCGCTATCTCGTTAAGCACGGCGGCTATTCCGCCTCTGGTGGCGTCCCTTGCAAATGTGACGGCATACTGACGGGCCGCATCGAAAACATCGTTCAGCGGTGCGCAGTCGGATTCTATCTGTCCGTCGAAGCCCAGTTCGCCTCTGGCCAGAAGAACGCTCATTCCGTGGCGGGCGGCATCGGATGTGATGATCACCTTGTCGCCTGCGGAGATATTGGCATAGTCCGTCCAGTCACGAACGGTTCTGCCTATGCCGCTGGTATTTATTATAAGTCCGTCCAGAGCACCCCTTTCAACAACCTTTGTGTCGCCGCAGACAACCTGAACACCCGCTTTTTCACAGGTGGCCGCCATGCTGTCGATCACTCTTTCGAGGTCGGTTAAAAGATAGCCCTCGGGAATTATGAGACCGAATGAAATGTATTCCGGAATTGCGCCGGAGACCAGAAGGTCGTTGACGGTTCCGCATATGGCAATTTTACCGATGTCCCCGCCGGGAAAAAACTCGGGGCGTACAACGAAGCTGTCCGTTGTGAACGCTGTTCTGAGGGAGGTGTCGATAAGTGCCGCATCCGCAGCTTTTCTGAGCAGGGGATTTCCGAGTCTTGAAAAGATGATATCTGAAATGAACGACTGAGTGGATGCGCCTCCGCCGCCAACAGCCAGGGTTACTCTGTCCATATTTTCCTCTTTGCCTTTTGAATGAAAGGCATTATAGCAAGTCGGCAGTTTTTGAACAGCATAATTTTTAAAACACCAATTCTATTTCAGTTAAAAAACTCTTTCACATTTCAGGCATAAATTTTACTTGCATATTTTATCCCGTTTTATTAATTTATCTAAGTTTCACAATGTCAAAGATATGAATACCGTTTTGGTACCTATCTGAGGCCATCTGACTTTAGCCTTGTTGTTTTAACTTATGGTTTAAAGCCACCCGACCCCACGATTTCTACCACAAACGATGAAATTATCAGGATACGGAGGTTTTTATCTGATGAGTTCTCGTTTAGTCCCTCAAATTTATGATTGTTTCAAAGAGGGTTACAACAAAAAACGCCTCATGCAGGACACACTTTCCGGCGTCACTGTCGGCATAGTCGCCCTGCCCCTCGCCATCGCATTCGCCATCGCTTCCGGCGTTAAACCGGAACAAGGTCTGTTCACAGCCATCATAGCCGGACTTCTCATCAGTCTTCTCAGCGGAAGCCGTGTGCAGATAGGCGGCCCCACCGGTGCTTTCATTGTCGTGGTCTACGACATAGTTGTCAAATTCGGCTACAACGGGCTTGCAGTTGCAACCATGATAGCCGGAATCATGCTGGTTGCCATGGGAGCCGTCAGGCTAGGCGGCGTTATCAAGTTCATCCCCTATCCCATGACGGTGGGCTTCACATCGGGCATCGCCCTCATCATCGGCACAACCCAGATAAAGGACATCTTCGGACTGCAAACACAGGCCGCATCGGCAGGTTTCATCCACAGGATAGAGAGCTACGTTCAGTCCGCATCCACATTCAATCCATATTCCATAGCGGTTGCGGCGGCGGCACTGGCGATAATTCTCATCATGCCGAAATTCACCAAAAAGATACCCGGCTCAATAATAGCAATACTGATAACCACTGCGGCGGTGACCGCATTCAATATTCCAGTGGCAACCATTCAGACCGAGTTCGGCGAAGTGCCCTCAACACTTCCACTGCCGTCTTTCCCTGACATCAACCTCGACCTGGTAACGGCGGTGTTCCCCTCCGCAATAACAATAGCCCTGCTTGCGGCAATAGAATCCCTTCTGTCCGCAGTGGTGGCCGACGGTATGACTTCCACCCGCCACAGAAGCAACATGGAGCTTGTGGGTCAGGGCGTGGCGAATTTCTTTTCGCCCCTTTTCGGCGGGATACCCGCCACAGGAGCCATAGCCCGTACCGCAACGAACATTAAGAACGGAGCAACATCACCCGTTTCGGGAATAGTGCACGCAATAACCCTTCTGCTGATCCTCATGTTCTTCGGCAAATGGGCAAAACTGATACCCATGCCCACACTGGCGGCGGTGCTCATCGTTGTTGCTTATCACATGAGCGAATGGCGGCACTTTCTTAAACTGCTGAAAAGTCCGGCCGCAGACATACTCATCATGGTTGTTACTTTCCTTCTGACGGTGTTCATCGACCTTACGGTGGCGATTGAAACAGGAGTTGTGCTCTCCGCACTGCTCTTTATGAACCGCATGGCCGAAACAACCGAGGTCAAGAACTTCGGCAGGGAGGTCAACGAGGATTTTGAAACACACGACGTTCTCAGCAAAGACAGGATACCCGACGGAGTGGACGTTTTCGAGATATTCGGTTCGTTCTTCTTCGGTGCGGTTAACCAGTTCAAGGACACACTGCGCATCGTTAAGAAAAAGCCGAAGGTAATTATCCTGCGGATGCGCACAGTTCCATACATAGATGCAACTGCCATCATGGCTCTGGAAGAGGTGCTGAAAAAATCCGAAAGCGAAGGGATACAGCTAATCCTGTCCGGTATTTCACCGAATCTGCTGCATACGCTGGAGAAGGTGGAGTTTGATAAAAAGATAGGCAGAGAGAACATCTGCCCCCACATAGACAACGCACTGGAACAGGCGAAAAAGTTTGTATAAAAGTCAGTCTTAAGTCACCCTGAGGCTCAGCCCGAAGAGTCTCTTTTTATGAGAGATTCTTCGCCGAGCCTGGGATGACTGTTATTTCATATATCTGCTGATGCTCTCGAACACGCCCTTCATGCGGCCTGTGTCAAGCTTCTGATCCTTCGGTCTGTAGCTTCTGTCAAAAACCTCGTAGCCGCCCATGGAGTTCATCACCTCTATGGTGTCTTTTGAAACAACGGCATAGCCGCTGTATTTTGACGATATCACCCAGTCACGCTGAACAAAATCACCGTAAAGATCGAATCCTGTGGAATAATCCGCCGTATTATTTGTTACACCCAGATAGTTTTTCATGAGCGTGGGCACAACGTCCTCGTGTGATGTGTAGGCTGATGTGTATTTCTTATTTACCCCTGCCGCCGCATCGGGAGCTATTATGACGAACGGAACCTTTATCTGGGCATCGGTGAAGTTTCCGTTGTGTCCCCAGAAGTTCAGCTTGTTGTCGTTCATCTCCTGCCCGTGGTCGCCCGTTACA from Seleniivibrio woodruffii harbors:
- the pilM gene encoding type IV pilus assembly protein PilM — protein: MAGYLLGVDAGASNLKIIELKEKKGDFTVKNLFLRQMPSNVIVDGTVIDHGAASFAIKEALALAKGLTKDAALGMRGRDSIVKHMEIPWNGKGNFQETFIWSADQYIGIPASKATFDAQLLSYDEERGVAEAVVAAAGRDKVADCIAMAELAGLNPVVVDIEALALVNLLTMIYGKKKHPDAVIDLGHDCTNIIFYDKGFVDYVKSIPKGCKFLMEELAQDMDMDIEKAAEVIRDREVMTNDVDAQAAAMSFGSTLGAEIETAVESYIAERRKEPVDIRLCGAGANLSVLTDQMEIAMRMSLPKVDPFAAVELPEQLKPIAMQAGACAFAVAVGLAMRKA
- the hisI gene encoding phosphoribosyl-AMP cyclohydrolase, translated to MIKIDWEKQGGLLPAVVQDYKSDEVLMLAYVNEEALRLTLETGYAHYWSRSRNQLWKKGETSGHLQRIEQVRLDCDGDTLLYIVHQTGPACHTGEKSCFFTLLDSAKGE
- the hypE gene encoding hydrogenase expression/formation protein HypE: MDRVTLAVGGGGASTQSFISDIIFSRLGNPLLRKAADAALIDTSLRTAFTTDSFVVRPEFFPGGDIGKIAICGTVNDLLVSGAIPEYISFGLIIPEGYLLTDLERVIDSMAATCEKAGVQVVCGDTKVVERGALDGLIINTSGIGRTVRDWTDYANISAGDKVIITSDAARHGMSVLLARGELGFDGQIESDCAPLNDVFDAARQYAVTFARDATRGGIAAVLNEIAAMCGVGFLMEDEHIKVRDNVRYLCDMLGFDPLSVANEGLAVIIVKEQDAEKALADIRKTANGADAAIAGTVTADGKVVLKTTIGGKRFIEMPRGELLPRIC
- a CDS encoding SulP family inorganic anion transporter, with amino-acid sequence MSSRLVPQIYDCFKEGYNKKRLMQDTLSGVTVGIVALPLAIAFAIASGVKPEQGLFTAIIAGLLISLLSGSRVQIGGPTGAFIVVVYDIVVKFGYNGLAVATMIAGIMLVAMGAVRLGGVIKFIPYPMTVGFTSGIALIIGTTQIKDIFGLQTQAASAGFIHRIESYVQSASTFNPYSIAVAAAALAIILIMPKFTKKIPGSIIAILITTAAVTAFNIPVATIQTEFGEVPSTLPLPSFPDINLDLVTAVFPSAITIALLAAIESLLSAVVADGMTSTRHRSNMELVGQGVANFFSPLFGGIPATGAIARTATNIKNGATSPVSGIVHAITLLLILMFFGKWAKLIPMPTLAAVLIVVAYHMSEWRHFLKLLKSPAADILIMVVTFLLTVFIDLTVAIETGVVLSALLFMNRMAETTEVKNFGREVNEDFETHDVLSKDRIPDGVDVFEIFGSFFFGAVNQFKDTLRIVKKKPKVIILRMRTVPYIDATAIMALEEVLKKSESEGIQLILSGISPNLLHTLEKVEFDKKIGRENICPHIDNALEQAKKFV